The sequence GCTCAACGCCTGCGCCAGCACGCCGAGGCCAACCCGCAGGGCTACGACCTTGCCGTGGTGATCGCCGACGGGCTTTCCGCACTGGCCGTGCAGCGTCACGCCCTGCCCTTCCTCGAACGTCTCGAGGAGCAGGCGCGCGGCGAAGGCTGGAGCCTGTCGCCAGTAGCCCTGGTGCAACAGGGCCGCGTCGCGGTGGCCGACGAGGTAGGCGAGCTGCTGCGGGCGAAGATGGTGGTCATCCTGATTGGCGAGCGCCCCGGACTCAGCTCGCCGGACAGCCTCGGCCTGTACTTCACCTGGTCGCCGAAGGTCGGCCTCAACGACGCCTACCGCAACTGCATCTCCAACGTGCGCCTGGAAGGCCTGAGCTACGGCATGGCCGCGCACCGCCTGCTCTACCTGATGCGCGAGGCCTGCCGGCGCCAGCTCTCCGGGGTCAACCTGAAGGACGAGGCGGAACTGCCGAGCCTGGGTGGCGAGGGGCCGGGCGCCAACTTCCTGCTTGCCGGCAACTGACGCAGAAAATTTCCCTGTAGGAGCGAGCTTGCTCGCGAACCGGCTTCGCAGCGGGGCATTCGCGAGCAAGCTCGCGCCTACGAGACAGCTGCCACACCGCCTTCGATCAAACGCTTGCTTGGATTGCGCTTTCCACGATTTCTGGTGCAGCATCCAGCCCCATGCCATTTCGCTGGCATAGCAACTGCATCGTGATAGCAGCCCATTCACCGACCGCAGAGAATCGATATGCGCATCGTGCAAGCCACCCTCGATCACCTCGACATGCTGACTCCGC is a genomic window of Pseudomonas knackmussii B13 containing:
- the eutC gene encoding ethanolamine ammonia-lyase subunit EutC, producing MHDDKPTATPNPWQELRRLTPARIALGRAGTSLPTQAQLDFQFAHAQARDAVHLPFDHAGISAALAERGRDTLLLHSAAADRHVYLQRPDLGRRLHADSAQRLRQHAEANPQGYDLAVVIADGLSALAVQRHALPFLERLEEQARGEGWSLSPVALVQQGRVAVADEVGELLRAKMVVILIGERPGLSSPDSLGLYFTWSPKVGLNDAYRNCISNVRLEGLSYGMAAHRLLYLMREACRRQLSGVNLKDEAELPSLGGEGPGANFLLAGN